From the genome of Uranotaenia lowii strain MFRU-FL chromosome 1, ASM2978415v1, whole genome shotgun sequence, one region includes:
- the LOC129738069 gene encoding uncharacterized protein K02A2.6-like, whose product MPVPFAALQSIEFELNRLEPLGIISPVEFSDWAAPIIAVKKKSVNGEPCKIRVCADCSTGLNSAIQPNHHPLPLPEEIFTQLSGSNIFSHIDLSDAYLQVPVEKESRKFLTINTHRGLFELNRLPPGVKSASATFQNIVDAMGAGFEGVETYLDEVLVHGRTPEEHRSHFLKALKRIQE is encoded by the coding sequence ATGCCTGTGCCGTTTGCCGCATTGCAGTCAATCGAGTTCGAGCTAAATCGCCTAGAGCCGTTGGGCATCATCTCGCCTGTGGAGTTTTCGGACTGGGCTGCACCTATAATCGCAGTTAAGAAGAAATCGGTCAATGGCGAGCCGTGCAAAATTCGTGTGTGTGCCGACTGTTCCACCGGCCTGAACAGTGCCATTCAGCCCAACCATCATCCGCTGCCTCTTCCTGAAGAGATTTTCACCCAGCTTTCGGGGAGCAATATTTTTTCGCACATTGACCTGTCGGACGCCTACCTGCAGGTACCTGTGGAGAAGGAATCGCGAAAATTTCTCACCATCAACACACATCGTGGCCTTTTTGAACTTAATCGTTTGCCACCTGGTGTGAAGTCAGCTTCTGCTACCTTCCAGAATATTGTCGACGCAATGGGTGCAGGATTCGAGGGAGTTGAGACTTACCTCGACGAAGTGCTTGTCCACGGTCGGACACCGGAAGAACATCGCTCTCACTTTCTCAAGGCTCTGAAGCGCATTCAGGAGTGA